A region of Vitis riparia cultivar Riparia Gloire de Montpellier isolate 1030 chromosome 1, EGFV_Vit.rip_1.0, whole genome shotgun sequence DNA encodes the following proteins:
- the LOC117916742 gene encoding LOW QUALITY PROTEIN: protein EXORDIUM-like 7 (The sequence of the model RefSeq protein was modified relative to this genomic sequence to represent the inferred CDS: inserted 1 base in 1 codon) — protein sequence MQKLHFHLLLLSLSCCFVLALSWSQSQQFSHAKNYEGSSNLVDLDYHMGPVLASPINLYIIWYGHWNWRHQTTIRDFIYSLSSSSSFPSVADWWRTVRLYTDQTGSNITGSIVLSGEFYDSRYSQGRYLSRLGIQSVIKKAVTSHPRALPLNPYNGVYLVLSSSDVQVQDFCRAVCGFHYFTFPTIVGVTVPYAWVGYSGTQCPGMCAYPFAWPKYSGRPPPSTNGGNNIMGAPNGDAGVDGMISVIAHELAEMSSNPLVNAWYAGDDXTAPTEIADLCMGVYGSGGGGGYIGNVYKDSWGNGYNVNGVKGRKFLVQWVWNPVKRRCFGPNAMD from the exons ATGCAGAAGCTGCATTTCCATTTGCTCTTGTTATCTTTGTCTTGTTGCTTTGTTCTGGCTCTTTCATGGAGCCAAAGCCAGCAGTTCAGCCATGCCAAGAACTATGAAGGCTCTTCTAACCTAGTGGATCTAGATTACCACATGGGTCCTGTCCTGGCTTCTCCCATCAACCTCTATATAATCTGGTATGGCCATTGGAACTGGAGGCACCAAACTACTATTAGAGATTTCATCTATTCTCTCTCGTCTTCCTCCTCTTTCCCTTCTGTTGCTGATTGGTGGCGCACTGTCAGGCTCTATACTGACCAAACAGGATCTAACATCACTGGTAGTATTGTTCTCTCAGGGGAGTTCTATGACTCCAGATACTCACAGGGCAGGTATCTAAGTCGCTTAGGAATCCAATCTGTCATAAAAAAGGCTGTCACTTCTCACCCACGGGCTCTACCTCTCAATCCTTACAATGGTGTTTACCTAGTGCTGAGCTCCTCCGATGTTCAAGTTCAAGACTTCTGTAGGGCAGTTTGCGGGTTTCACTACTTCACCTTCCCAACCATTGTTGGTGTCACAGTGCCCTACGCATGGGTGGGTTACAGTGGCACCCAGTGCCCAGGTATGTGTGCCTACCCGTTTGCATGGCCCAAGTATTCAGGAAGACCACCACCAAGCACAAATGGTGGAAACAATATAATGGGAGCACCAAATGGAGATGCAGGGGTTGATGGAATGATCAGCGTGATAGCTCATGAGCTAGCTGAAATGTCTAGTAACCCACTTGTGAATGCATGGTATGCAGGGGATG CAACTGCACCCACTGAGATTGCAGATTTGTGCATGGGTGTGTATGGGTCTGGTGGGGGAGGTGGGTACATAGGAAATGTGTACAAGGACTCATGGGGAAATGGGTATAATGTTAATGGGGTGAAGGGAAGGAAGTTCCTAGTTCAATGGGTATGGAACCCAGTGAAAAGGAGATGTTTTGGCCCCAATGCCATGGACTAG